The DNA segment CGAGACCGGCAAGACCGTGCTGGAAGGCTCCGGAGCGGAGCTTCTGGCGAATGACGGCATCGCCAATGCGTATCTCGGCAGCGCGCAAGCCGCCGGAACCGGATAAGCCGCCATGCCCTATACCGACGATTACCGCTTCGAGATCCGCGAAACCTGCCTCGGCGACGCGCTGGACCAGGCCGCCGGGCGCTGGGACGGGCGCATCGGCTGGGTCTTCGGCGAAGAGCAGATCGGCTTCAGCGAGATGCGGCAGCGCACGGACGCCGTCGCGGCGAGCCTGCTGGCGCTCGGCATCCGGCCCGGCGACGTCGTCGCGGTCTGGACGCCGAATCTCGCCGCCTTCGCCTATTGCGAGTTCGCCTGCGCCAAGGTCGGCGCGATCATCGCCGCGATCAACACCCGCTCGAAATCCTTCGAGCTCGAGCATGTGCTCCAGCACAGCGATGCGCGCCTGCTCGTCATGGTCGATGCCTTCCTCAAGCACGATTTCGCCGCGACGCTGGCCGAGCTCGCGCCCCTCGCCGAACGCGGGCCGGACGGCAGGGTGCGGGCCTCGCGCCTGCCGCATCTGGAACGCGTGGTCAGCCTCTCGCCGAAGCCCGCGCCGGGCGCGCTTTGCTGGGAGGATTTCCTGGCGCTGGGGCGGGACATCCCGCGCGAGGCGCTGCGCCAGCGGCAGGGCGAGCGGCACTGGAGCGAGCCGGTGGTGCTGCAATACACCTCGGGAACCACCGCCCTGCCGAAGGGCGCGCTCTGCAACCATCGCTACGTGCTGAACTTCGGCATCGCCTTCCTGAAGCCGACCGGCCTCAACGGCGGGGACGTCTTCCTCAACACGCAGCCCTTCTACCATGTCGGCGGCTCGTGCGGCGCGCTTCCCGTGCCGCTGGCGGAAGGCACGAAGGTCGTCAGCGCCGAATATTACGAGACCGAGACGATCCTGCGCCTGATCGAGCGCGAGCGCTGCACGATCCGCTCCGGCTATGGCGCGATGTACGTGATGGAGATGAGCCATCCGCGCTTTCGCGAATTCGACATCTCCAGCCTGCGCGGCGGCTGGTGCGTCGGCACGCCTGCGCTGATGCAGCGCGTCATGGATGAAATGAACCTCCCCGGCCTCGTCCAGATCTATGGCGCGACCGAGGGCGGGGGCACCTCCGGCCATCCGGCCGAGCCGCGCGAGGAGCGGGCCGCCACCTGCGGGCGGCCGGTGCACGGCACCGAGTTCGCGATCCAGGACCCGGAGACGGGCGCCTTCCTGCCGGCCGGGCAGACCGGCGAGGTCCTGCTGCGCGGCTGGTGGAAGATGAACGGCTATCTGAAGCAGCCCGACGCGACGGCGAAGACGATCGACCCCGATGGCTGGGTTCATACCGGCGATCTTGGCTCGCTCGACGCGCAGGGACGGCTGATCTTCGCCAGCCGCCTCAAGGACATGCTGAAGATCGGCGGCGAGAACGTCTCGGCCGAGGAGGTCGAGAGCGTTCTGCTCGGCCATCCCAAGGTGGTGCAGGCGGCGGTCATCGGCGCGCCGGACGACAGGCTCACCGAGGTCGTCATGGCGATCGTCGAGCCGCGCGAGGGCGAGACCGTCACCAGCGAGGAGATCGTCAGCTTCTGCGTGCAGCGGATGGCGAATTTCCGCGTGCCCCGCTATGTCCGGCTGATCGCGGAATGGCCGCTGACCGGCAGCGGCAAGATCCAGAAGCACAAGCTGCGCGAAACCTTCCTCGCGGATTTCCGCAAGGCCTCCTGAGAGCGCCGCGATGTCCCTTCCCGTCATCCACCCGCGCAAGAGCCTCGACAGCGAGCCGTATTGGGAAGGCTGCCGGCAGGGCGAATTGCGCTTCCAGCGCTGTCGCCATTGCCGGGAGACGGTGTTCCATGCGCGCGCGTTGTGCCCCTACTGCCTCTCCGACGCGCTCGACTGGGAGCGCTCGGCCGGGCGCGGCAGCGTCTATTCCTGGTCGCTGCAGCACGTCCCGCTGCGGCCCGGGGCGGGCGAGGCACGGCCCAGGCTTCTGGGGATCGCCGCGCTCGACGAAGGCTTCCACATGTTCGCGGAGTTCGTCGCGGAAGGAGCGGGGGAGATCGCGATCGGCGCCCGGCTCGAGGTCTTCTTCGACCGGGTCGACGAGACGCTGACCCTGCCGAAGTTCAAGGTGCTCGCCGGAGCCGGGCGATGACCGCCGCCAGCCTGCGCGGCCGGGCGGCGATCGTCGGCTTCGGCGACAGCTATTGCCGCCGCGGCGAGGTCAAGACGGCGCTGCGCCTCGCCATGGAAGCGATCAAGGCGGCGCTCGCCGACGCCGGGCTCGAGAAGGACGATATCGACGGGCTTCTGGTCGGCCGGGCGCCGATGTCCGATCAGCGCCAGCAATGGAACAATATCCTGGCCGCCCACGCCAAGATCACCCCGCGCTACGCCTCCGAGATCACCATCCATGCCGCCGGCATGAACGCGATGCTGAAGCATGCCGGGATGGCGGTGACGAGCGGCGTCGCCCGCTTCGTGCTCTGCGTCGGCTCGGATGCGGCGGCGGCGATGCCGCATGTGCGCGCCGCGATCGGCGGCATGGATGCCGACCCC comes from the Bosea sp. (in: a-proteobacteria) genome and includes:
- a CDS encoding OB-fold domain-containing protein, which encodes MSLPVIHPRKSLDSEPYWEGCRQGELRFQRCRHCRETVFHARALCPYCLSDALDWERSAGRGSVYSWSLQHVPLRPGAGEARPRLLGIAALDEGFHMFAEFVAEGAGEIAIGARLEVFFDRVDETLTLPKFKVLAGAGR
- a CDS encoding AMP-binding protein; the protein is MPYTDDYRFEIRETCLGDALDQAAGRWDGRIGWVFGEEQIGFSEMRQRTDAVAASLLALGIRPGDVVAVWTPNLAAFAYCEFACAKVGAIIAAINTRSKSFELEHVLQHSDARLLVMVDAFLKHDFAATLAELAPLAERGPDGRVRASRLPHLERVVSLSPKPAPGALCWEDFLALGRDIPREALRQRQGERHWSEPVVLQYTSGTTALPKGALCNHRYVLNFGIAFLKPTGLNGGDVFLNTQPFYHVGGSCGALPVPLAEGTKVVSAEYYETETILRLIERERCTIRSGYGAMYVMEMSHPRFREFDISSLRGGWCVGTPALMQRVMDEMNLPGLVQIYGATEGGGTSGHPAEPREERAATCGRPVHGTEFAIQDPETGAFLPAGQTGEVLLRGWWKMNGYLKQPDATAKTIDPDGWVHTGDLGSLDAQGRLIFASRLKDMLKIGGENVSAEEVESVLLGHPKVVQAAVIGAPDDRLTEVVMAIVEPREGETVTSEEIVSFCVQRMANFRVPRYVRLIAEWPLTGSGKIQKHKLRETFLADFRKAS